DNA sequence from the Cyprinus carpio isolate SPL01 chromosome B13, ASM1834038v1, whole genome shotgun sequence genome:
TTTAGTCTGTGTTTATCACGTCGACAAGCCAACAGTGAACACAGATTGCTAAGACTTTCTCTTAGGGGCACATGCATGGTCAGAAGAATGGCGGGAAAGAACATGCTGCTCAAGTAAACACACACCTGAGCAAAAATCTGCAAACCGACTGACGGTTTGCAGCTTTCGCTGGATCTATGGCGCATCCACACCCAAGAAACCCACTCGGGAAGCATCATCAGCGTGTTCAGGGCGATGACGCATAAATACATCAAAGAATTCTCATATTGACGTGCAAGACAAGACTCCTCGTGGGAACTCGGTTTGATGAGGAAGATGGTCCTGATGTGGCACACAGCAGAGAGGATGATGGGAAGAACATAGATGCCCAGTGGTAGCATCTTACTGAAAACTCGCATTGCATCTTGGGAGTGAAAAGATGATTCggatacacacagactgatatttccCTCTTCTTTCAGCCTGGAAAAAATGATATCAGGAACTGGAAACACGAGTGCAACCGTCCATATGATTATTAAGGTGATCACAACGTTCTTTTGACGAAAATTCAACTGCTCTTCAGGATGACTGGAAAAGTTATGACGTGCTTGACTCGTAGCTAACAGTGTAAATGCTTTAATTGCCAGACAGCTGTGCTGAATCCACTCTGTAGTTCTGCAAGCCAGTAGTCCGAGTGTCCAAGTGCGCTTGTAGTATGTGACCGCGCGCGCCGGAGCGCACACAGAGAGTATCAGCAAGTCAGTTGCACTCAAGTTGGCCAGCATCACATTAGCCTCGGATGCACTCTGGCTGCTGAAAACGTAGATTAGTACCACAAGCACCAAAACATTCCCACCGATCCCAAGCCCACTGATTGTGCTGAGAATAGCTGGTACGATTATTTTAGTATCTTCCCCTTCTAACTGTTGAACGCCACCATCAAAACTCACTAATGTGCTGTTCACTGCCATGTCGAACTCTATGAGATGCAATCCAGTGCAGGAACTACTCTGATGTGGATGCACTTTGCTGTGCTGAATTCCCTTAGTTGCGCACGCTTGATTGCAGATATTTTAAGAGATGCCATTCAGTGTCGTCAAGCATCAACGTCATCGTAGCTGAAGGGAAACAAACCCAGATTTGTCTATTGTGCATTTGAAGCATATAATGGCGTCTCCCTTTTTCTCCACGGCAACGCTTGAATGAAGTAAACAAGCAACGACTACAGTTGGAAAAAGCTTCTTCTCGTACTTCTTCTGGGTTGTGTTTTGCTATAGTCCAAATAGTGACATTaatcataaatacaaaatatgtgaGATAACCTTTCAGataataatcaaaacatataTAGGTTTCATTGTGACCTTCTCCACTTACAATAGATTACCAAAAATTGATAATCTActcaaatttactcaccctcaggccatccaagatatagagaTGGTGCATTTAAATATGAGGATGACTTCCGTGTGGTGTGTCCAAGTTCACATTGTTGCACATTTATGTGATCtgtttaaaggaataaaaaaaaaaaaacaaagctgaaatgattgcttcaggccatccaagatgtagatgagtttgtttattcatcagaacagatttggagaaatttagcattacatcacctatACTCACCAATGGCTCCTCTGCAGTAAatgatgggtgccgtcagaatgagagtccaaacagctgagaaaaatatcacaataatccataagtaatccacatgactccagtccatcagtaatGTCTTGTTAAGTGATAATAAATCtatcattaatgcatttattaacttTAAAGACTGTGCCAAAATGTgtgttcataatccataataatgcttcctccagtaaaaaaggcCAGCCCCGGTTGTCCTCTAAATCCAccaacatgtttgtttagaacagttttggactGTCTTCTCTTGTAAATGGTGCGTGGTATGTGCATATTTGTCTCCAGATTCACATGTGATGGCTTTTTCTATGGAAAATGCAATATTATGAATAACAGACTCTTATTTTAGTTGGAAGCaacagttttatgttaaaaacgtcttgatgatgTTTCTTACAAACGTGTAGCTTGtagcttcacaagatgttaattgatggactacaGTCGggtggattattgtgaggtttttctcagctgtttgggctcttgttctgacggcacccattcactccagaggatccattggtgagcaactgatgtaatgcaaaatttcttcaaatttgataaaaaaacaaactcatctaaatcttggatggcctgaggatgagtaaatgttcagcaaaagtaaatttttgggtgaactattccttagaagacttattaaaaaatttattaattattaagaatTACTAAGAAATATTTATGCTGTTAAGTTAGGGGAAacttaaaaactgtatttaatttaaagataaaatcaAAAAAGTG
Encoded proteins:
- the LOC109081685 gene encoding G-protein coupled receptor 151; translation: MAVNSTLVSFDGGVQQLEGEDTKIIVPAILSTISGLGIGGNVLVLVVLIYVFSSQSASEANVMLANLSATDLLILSVCAPARAVTYYKRTWTLGLLACRTTEWIQHSCLAIKAFTLLATSQARHNFSSHPEEQLNFRQKNVVITLIIIWTVALVFPVPDIIFSRLKEEGNISLCVSESSFHSQDAMRVFSKMLPLGIYVLPIILSAVCHIRTIFLIKPSSHEESCLARQYENSLMYLCVIALNTLMMLPEWVSWVWMRHRSSESCKPSVGLQIFAQVCVYLSSMFFPAILLTMHVPLRESLSNLCSLLACRRDKHRLKLEGNGNEMRTVVMRVLDERGCVTIIERHSDASCQTLPDLEHFWSERRNTTVTENSDPLPWERLNQSNVER